One window of the Fusobacterium russii ATCC 25533 genome contains the following:
- a CDS encoding 7-cyano-7-deazaguanine synthase produces METKKIKALALFSGGLDSALAIKTVQEQGIEVIALNFVSHFFGGKNEKAENMAKQLGVRLEYIDFKKRHTLVVQEPVYGYGKNMNPCIDCHSLMFKIAGELLVEYDAQFVISGEVLGQRPMSQNSQALEKVKLLSGMHDLVLRPLSAKLLPPSKAEIEGWVDREKLLDIQGRSRHRQMELMEKYGIIDYPSPGGGCLLTDPAYSDRLRIVEQDKLLLEENSYMFYLLREARFFRFEKGRYLFVGRNHDSNLKIKEFTDTGKGNFSLYSAETPGPRMLSNVALNNEEKEFAKKLFSKYSKVKGREKINLNICGEIQEVEILDIKKFDEEKNKYQIV; encoded by the coding sequence TTGGAAACAAAAAAAATAAAGGCATTAGCTTTATTTTCAGGAGGTTTAGATAGTGCTTTAGCTATAAAGACCGTTCAGGAACAGGGAATAGAAGTTATAGCTTTAAATTTCGTTTCTCATTTTTTTGGAGGAAAAAATGAGAAAGCTGAAAATATGGCAAAACAATTGGGAGTCAGATTGGAGTACATAGACTTTAAAAAAAGGCATACTTTGGTTGTACAAGAGCCGGTTTATGGCTATGGAAAAAATATGAATCCATGTATAGATTGTCATTCTTTAATGTTTAAAATTGCTGGAGAACTTTTGGTAGAATACGATGCACAATTTGTTATATCAGGTGAAGTTTTAGGTCAAAGACCTATGTCACAAAATTCACAGGCATTAGAGAAAGTAAAACTTTTATCTGGTATGCATGACTTGGTTTTAAGACCGCTATCTGCCAAGCTACTTCCACCTAGTAAGGCTGAAATAGAAGGTTGGGTAGATAGAGAAAAACTTTTAGATATTCAGGGCAGATCCAGACATAGACAAATGGAGCTTATGGAAAAATATGGAATAATTGATTATCCGAGCCCGGGCGGAGGTTGCTTACTTACGGATCCGGCTTATTCTGATAGACTAAGGATAGTAGAACAGGATAAACTCCTATTAGAGGAAAATTCTTATATGTTTTATCTTTTGAGGGAAGCAAGATTTTTTAGATTCGAGAAAGGAAGATATTTATTTGTCGGAAGAAACCATGATTCTAATTTAAAAATAAAGGAGTTTACAGACACAGGAAAAGGGAATTTTTCTTTGTATAGTGCTGAAACACCTGGACCGCGAATGCTTAGTAATGTAGCTTTAAATAATGAAGAAAAAGAATTTGCTAAAAAATTATTCTCCAAATACTCTAAAGTAAAAGGTAGAGAAAAAATAAATCTTAATATATGTGGAGAAATTCAAGAGGTTGAAATTCTTGATATTAAAAAATTTGATGAGGAAAAAAATAAGTATCAAATAGTATAA
- a CDS encoding cell division protein SepF has translation MKIKDALKELVGINTVDDEIDENEEYEEEYEEEIEEEIKKAPKRSIFRRKIKEDELPEENDIEQENNFSTVFIDPKQFEDCKKIARYINLEKMITINLESVNPNTAQRILDFLAGAMEVKNASFAQIAKNVYTIVPENMKVYYEGPKKREKKLIYLERGEN, from the coding sequence ATGAAAATTAAAGATGCATTAAAAGAATTAGTTGGTATAAATACTGTAGATGATGAAATAGATGAAAATGAAGAATATGAAGAAGAATATGAGGAAGAGATAGAAGAAGAAATAAAGAAGGCACCTAAAAGATCAATTTTTAGAAGAAAAATTAAGGAAGATGAACTTCCGGAAGAAAATGACATTGAACAGGAAAATAATTTCAGTACTGTATTTATAGATCCAAAGCAATTTGAAGATTGTAAAAAGATTGCCAGATACATAAACTTGGAAAAAATGATAACAATTAATTTGGAAAGTGTAAATCCTAATACAGCACAGAGAATATTGGATTTCTTAGCGGGGGCAATGGAAGTAAAAAATGCTAGTTTTGCTCAAATTGCGAAGAATGTTTATACAATAGTGCCTGAAAATATGAAGGTATATTATGAGGGGCCAAAGAAAAGAGAAAAAAAATTGATTTACTTAGAAAGAGGGGAAAACTAA
- a CDS encoding complement resistance protein TraT, translating into MELKKYLKSLAVLAIVFIFTSCSALHTTVSKRNLDVQTKMSDTIWLDPVAGEKTIFLQIRNTSGKNLTIENRIINKIQEKGYRIVSDPSRARYWLQANILKVDKVDLREVSPDTFSNVVLAGGIGAALGGTRSGGIYTAVGWGLAAATLSTIADALIKDINYAMVTDILITEKTGKVINVQTKNVVKQGTSGSRTSSTSGSTDMDKYSTRVLSIANKVNLKFEDAVPVLEEELVNVISGIF; encoded by the coding sequence ATGGAATTAAAAAAATATTTAAAATCTTTGGCAGTACTAGCAATAGTATTTATATTTACATCTTGTAGTGCATTACATACTACAGTATCAAAGAGGAACTTAGATGTACAGACAAAAATGTCTGATACAATTTGGTTGGATCCGGTTGCAGGTGAAAAGACAATATTCTTACAAATTAGAAATACATCTGGAAAAAATCTAACAATAGAAAATAGAATAATAAATAAAATTCAAGAAAAAGGATATAGAATTGTAAGTGACCCTTCAAGAGCTAGATACTGGTTACAAGCAAATATTTTAAAAGTGGATAAGGTTGATTTAAGAGAAGTTAGCCCAGATACATTTTCAAATGTAGTTTTAGCTGGAGGAATAGGAGCAGCTCTTGGTGGAACTAGATCAGGAGGAATTTATACAGCAGTAGGTTGGGGGCTTGCAGCAGCAACACTTTCGACAATTGCCGATGCTTTAATTAAAGATATAAATTATGCTATGGTTACAGATATATTAATAACAGAAAAAACTGGAAAAGTAATTAATGTTCAAACAAAAAATGTTGTAAAACAAGGTACATCTGGTTCAAGAACTTCATCTACTAGTGGTTCAACAGATATGGATAAATATTCTACTAGAGTTTTAAGTATAGCTAATAAAGTAAATTTAAAATTTGAAGATGCAGTACCGGTTTTAGAAGAAGAATTAGTAAATGTAATATCAGGAATTTTTTAA
- the hemW gene encoding radical SAM family heme chaperone HemW, whose product MLKVFNTYIHIPFCEKKCNYCDFTSFKFSSEISSKYVAYLLKEIELYKKKYDFSKIQKTIYFGGGTPSLLSIEDLKKILSNFNYDSNTEITIEVNPKTVDKEKLRKYKELGINRLSIGVQSFNNIFLKSLGRIHNNEEAEKIYYEARDLGFKNISLDLMFSLPNQTLESLREDLEKLFLLEPDHFSIYSLIWEEGTKFYKDLIAGKLKETDNELEAQMYEKIIEEAQKRSYKHYEISNFSKRGFESKHNMTYWENKNYLGLGLSAAGYLENIRYQNCSSFKKYYEKLDNMNFPIEEREILTQEDIEAYKYLVGFRILGKKMYPTDKNIRIFKNLEKDNYLVKEGNAYIMTKKGLMFFNDFISNFI is encoded by the coding sequence ATGTTGAAAGTCTTTAATACATATATTCACATACCATTTTGTGAGAAAAAATGTAATTATTGTGATTTTACATCTTTCAAATTTTCAAGTGAAATTTCTTCTAAATATGTGGCTTATCTTTTAAAAGAAATAGAGCTTTATAAGAAAAAATACGATTTTAGCAAAATACAAAAGACAATATATTTTGGAGGAGGGACACCGTCTCTCCTTTCAATTGAAGATTTGAAAAAGATTTTATCTAATTTTAATTATGATAGTAATACAGAAATAACTATAGAAGTAAATCCCAAGACTGTGGATAAGGAGAAGTTGAGAAAATATAAGGAATTGGGTATAAATAGACTCAGTATAGGAGTACAAAGTTTTAATAATATATTTTTAAAAAGTTTAGGAAGAATACATAACAATGAAGAGGCAGAGAAAATATATTATGAGGCAAGAGATTTGGGTTTTAAAAATATAAGCCTTGATCTGATGTTTTCCTTGCCAAATCAAACTTTGGAATCTTTAAGGGAAGATTTGGAGAAATTATTTTTATTAGAGCCGGATCATTTCTCTATTTACTCACTTATTTGGGAAGAGGGGACTAAATTCTATAAGGATTTAATTGCCGGAAAACTGAAAGAAACAGATAATGAACTGGAAGCTCAGATGTATGAAAAAATAATTGAAGAAGCTCAAAAAAGATCTTATAAACACTATGAGATATCTAATTTTTCCAAGCGGGGTTTTGAGTCTAAACATAATATGACATATTGGGAAAATAAAAATTATCTGGGTTTAGGTCTTTCAGCTGCCGGTTATTTAGAAAATATTAGATACCAAAATTGTAGCAGTTTTAAAAAATATTATGAAAAACTTGATAATATGAATTTTCCAATAGAGGAAAGAGAGATTTTAACACAGGAGGATATAGAAGCATATAAATATTTAGTAGGCTTTAGAATTTTAGGCAAAAAAATGTATCCTACAGATAAAAATATTAGAATTTTTAAAAATTTAGAAAAGGATAATTATCTTGTAAAAGAGGGAAATGCCTATATTATGACAAAAAAAGGTCTAATGTTTTTTAATGATTTTATATCTAATTTTATATAA
- a CDS encoding phospho-sugar mutase: MLMAEYNKWLNSDLLSLEDKEELKSIANDSKEIESRFYTNLSFGTAGMRGIRGIGKNRMNRYNIWKATQGLANYIIASTGETGKEKGVAIAYDCRLDSEENAKNTAMVLAGNGIKVHLFKSLRTTPELSFATRELKAQAGVMITASHNPKEYNGYKVYWEDGAQIVDPQAKGIVDSVNNVDIFTDIKKIDFEEALSKKLIEYISESVDDRYLEEVKKNAINIEIPNKDKFKIVYSPLHGTAGRPVTKVLKEMGFESVDVVKEQIEPNGNFPTCEYANPEDTSVFRLSIELANKVGAKLCIANDPDGDRVGIAILDEKGEWFIPNGNQIGILIAEYIINNKKNIPVNGTMITTIVSTPLFDTIVQKNGLKTFRTLTGFKYMGEKIRQFENKELDGTFLFSFEESIGYLIGTHVRDKDAVVSSMIIAEMAAFYDSKGSSLYKELIKIYEKYGWRLEKTIPVTKSGKDGLEEIARIMRRLREVEHKEIIGIKVKKYLDFDKNVNGLPKSDVVQLVLEDETYLTVRPSGTEPKIKYYISVVDSDKIVAEKKLESIVNGFKKYVESL, encoded by the coding sequence ATGTTAATGGCTGAGTACAATAAATGGTTAAACTCTGATCTTCTTAGTTTGGAAGATAAAGAAGAGTTAAAAAGTATAGCAAATGATTCCAAGGAGATAGAAAGTAGATTCTATACCAATTTAAGTTTCGGAACAGCAGGAATGCGTGGTATAAGAGGAATTGGTAAAAACAGAATGAACAGGTATAATATTTGGAAAGCAACTCAAGGCTTAGCTAACTATATTATAGCCTCTACTGGAGAAACTGGTAAAGAAAAAGGAGTTGCAATAGCTTATGACTGTAGGTTAGACTCTGAGGAAAATGCTAAAAATACTGCTATGGTTTTAGCAGGCAATGGAATAAAAGTTCATTTATTTAAAAGCCTTAGAACTACTCCGGAGCTATCTTTTGCAACAAGAGAATTAAAAGCTCAAGCTGGAGTAATGATAACAGCTTCTCACAATCCAAAAGAATATAATGGTTATAAAGTTTACTGGGAGGATGGAGCTCAAATAGTAGATCCTCAAGCTAAGGGGATAGTTGATTCAGTAAATAATGTAGATATATTTACAGATATTAAGAAAATAGATTTTGAAGAAGCATTGAGTAAAAAACTTATAGAATATATAAGTGAAAGTGTTGATGACAGATATTTAGAAGAAGTAAAGAAAAATGCTATAAATATAGAAATTCCAAATAAAGATAAATTTAAGATAGTTTATTCTCCATTACACGGTACAGCCGGTAGACCTGTTACAAAAGTTTTAAAGGAAATGGGCTTTGAAAGTGTAGATGTCGTAAAAGAACAAATAGAGCCAAATGGAAATTTTCCGACATGTGAATATGCAAATCCAGAAGATACATCTGTTTTTAGATTAAGTATAGAACTTGCAAATAAAGTTGGAGCAAAACTTTGTATAGCAAATGATCCGGATGGGGATAGAGTTGGAATAGCTATTTTAGATGAAAAAGGGGAATGGTTTATTCCAAATGGTAACCAAATAGGAATTTTAATAGCTGAATATATAATTAATAATAAAAAAAATATTCCAGTTAACGGAACTATGATAACAACAATAGTTTCTACTCCGTTATTTGATACCATAGTTCAGAAAAATGGACTTAAAACTTTTAGAACTCTAACAGGTTTTAAATATATGGGAGAAAAAATAAGACAATTTGAAAATAAAGAATTGGATGGAACATTTTTATTCAGTTTTGAGGAATCAATTGGCTATTTAATAGGAACTCATGTGAGAGATAAGGATGCTGTGGTATCAAGTATGATAATAGCTGAAATGGCAGCATTCTATGATAGTAAAGGCTCAAGTCTATACAAGGAGCTTATAAAAATTTATGAAAAATATGGTTGGCGTTTAGAAAAAACAATTCCGGTTACAAAAAGTGGAAAAGATGGTTTGGAAGAAATTGCAAGAATAATGAGAAGACTTAGAGAAGTTGAACATAAAGAAATTATTGGGATAAAAGTAAAAAAATATTTGGACTTTGATAAAAATGTAAATGGCTTACCTAAATCTGATGTGGTACAATTAGTTTTGGAAGATGAAACTTATCTAACTGTAAGACCTTCAGGGACTGAGCCTAAGATAAAATATTATATTTCAGTTGTAGATAGTGATAAAATAGTGGCTGAAAAAAAATTAGAAAGTATAGTAAATGGTTTTAAAAAATATGTTGAAAGTCTTTAA
- a CDS encoding YggS family pyridoxal phosphate-dependent enzyme has product MSIKENIEEIYEDIKKYSPYPEKVRLVAVTKYIDEAKMEEIIECGHNIFGENKAQVIREKIEYFKEKNIDIEWHFIGNLQKNKVKYIINDVALIHSVNKLALAQEIDRKAKQINRVVNVLLEINIFGEESKQGYSFDELLNDLDTLKALENINIKGLMTMAPLNVDREVTRKVFSDLVKIKNKLNEKYFNNSLSELSMGMSGDYRIALEEGSTIIRIGTNLFK; this is encoded by the coding sequence ATGTCTATAAAGGAAAATATTGAAGAAATTTATGAGGATATAAAAAAATATTCGCCATATCCAGAAAAAGTAAGATTAGTTGCAGTCACTAAATATATAGATGAGGCTAAAATGGAAGAAATAATTGAGTGTGGTCATAATATTTTTGGTGAAAATAAGGCTCAAGTTATAAGAGAGAAAATAGAATATTTTAAAGAGAAAAATATAGATATTGAATGGCATTTTATAGGAAATTTACAGAAAAATAAAGTGAAATATATAATAAATGATGTTGCTTTAATTCATTCAGTAAACAAGTTGGCTTTAGCACAAGAAATTGATAGAAAAGCCAAACAGATAAATAGAGTGGTTAATGTTCTTTTGGAAATAAACATTTTTGGTGAAGAAAGTAAGCAAGGCTATTCTTTTGATGAACTTTTAAATGATTTAGATACTTTGAAAGCTTTAGAAAATATAAATATAAAAGGGCTTATGACTATGGCACCTTTAAATGTTGACAGAGAAGTTACAAGAAAAGTTTTTTCAGACTTGGTAAAAATAAAAAATAAGTTAAATGAAAAATACTTTAACAATTCTTTATCAGAGTTATCTATGGGAATGTCTGGAGATTATAGAATAGCTTTAGAAGAAGGCAGTACAATAATAAGGATAGGAACTAATTTATTTAAGTAG